A stretch of the Clostridium fungisolvens genome encodes the following:
- a CDS encoding OmpL47-type beta-barrel domain-containing protein, whose protein sequence is MKKLLCSSFLFLASLLLFFQLAPPVEKVYALTNNNVLPPSNLSVQLTTPSDAKLSWSSVYGATGYNVYGITDGQLKLVGTTTSTSYSFNNIPEGDYSYVVSTLSTDGESGPCAPVTFNVTYPNMTAPTALTSKIQNGNDIVLTWTSSQYAKTYNIYQIGADSQKTLVSTSSTPTYTITNAPAGSYTYAVSAVNPLYGESSISASTNVNMVLPTMTAPGNFAYSILNGNDISLKWNAVSYATGYKVYQIIDGQKTLKSTTTGTSISYTNMTAGDYTYEVHSYSDRFGESQDGSQLTFTLILPVMQTPGSLTYSIANGNDITLKWAAVPYATNYTVYQIIDGVKVLKSTLTGTTVTYSNMPGNDYIYEVHSYSTRFGESQDGSQISFNLTLPSMEAPSSLTYSIANGNDITLKWASVPYATNYRVYQIVNGQKVLKSTLTGTSITYTNMNGGDYTYEVHSYSDRFSESTEGSSLSFTLTLPVMTPPTDVVQTIKSATDFTLNWTASPYATSYKVYQIVNGQKVLKSTVTSTTVSYTNMTSGDYSFEIHSYSTRFGESSDGSTIIVTLNGQTMQAPTNLTYSITNGNDITLKWTASPYATSYKIYQVIDGQAVLQKTVTTTSASFTNMAGGNYDYLINSVSTILGESPVGAETAFTLVLPTMAAPGNLTYKIQNGNDVVLTWSAVTYANNYKVYELIDGQLVLKTTVSATTATLTNVPEGDHTYVVNSVSTRFGESLEGSNVSFSLTFPTMLAPGNLTYSIANGNDITLKWNSVTYSTGYNIYQLINGQRVLKQTVTGTSVTFTNMPEGDYNFEIHSYSTRFGESQDSSQTNFTLVFPVMQAPSNFTYTIVNGNDITLKWGSTLYTTNYRIYQIINGQKTLKQTVTGTSITFTNMPEGDYNFEIHSYSTRFGESQDGSQTSFTLVFPVMQAPANLTNTIVNGNDITLKWNASSYATAYRVYQIVNGQRVLKQTVTTTSATFTNMPEGDYSYEVNSYSSRFGESPVASPINLSLIWPVVQPPSLVGTISNINNITFSWQSVSWANEYRIYETTDGNKQLLYKGTALSYKVFNLSEGTHSYQITAYSTRFGESQLSTALTETIVYPDMQSPVATLKVLDQSSALISWNFVTYANGYNIYEIIDGNAVLVAKNINNLSYTLTNLPYANHLYYVTSYSNSFGESSPSNTVLAKLIVDTEAPITNIDASSNWTNQSQVLVNLSATDKDTGVAATYYSIDDGAFVTGTSFTISKEGITKISFYSVDKVGNIESVKTAYIKIDKTAPVTTSNISDIWSNNDVTVNLNATDSQSGVVKTFYSIDGSDYIEGSSFTIQTEGIHTVSFYSVDAAGNIESAKTAYVKIDKTAPVTTSNISDIWSNNDVTVNLNATDSQSGVARTFYSIDGSEYIEGTSFTIQTEGIHTVSFYSVDAAGNIESAKTAYVKIDKTASVTTSNISDNWSNNDVTVNLNATDSQSGVVRTFYSIDGSGYVEGTSFTIQTEGIHTVSFYSVDAAGNIESAKTAYVKIDKTASVTTSNISDNWSNNDVTVNLNATDSQSGVVRTFYSIDGSGYVEGTSFTIQTEGIHTISFYSVDASGNIESTKTAYVKIDKTMPTLSMLLNGEYKLGTLLQLNYNVSDNLSGIASEKMVVFAPNQTTGEIMNNGSTLNLDKPGVYKVVITATDAAGNSYTIERQFVVYIPANIEVTSKVIKGNNGVFTVRVDLPTGYSTNGLDLNTAKANGVSALNSNNGYYNQAKIGQFKFERSDFSWSSSEVVIEFRCYINGYLVVGQTTVKVQV, encoded by the coding sequence ATGAAAAAACTTTTATGCAGCAGTTTTCTATTTTTAGCATCACTGCTACTATTCTTCCAACTGGCACCACCAGTGGAAAAAGTCTATGCATTAACAAATAACAATGTGTTACCGCCAAGCAACCTGTCAGTCCAACTTACTACCCCAAGTGATGCGAAACTCTCTTGGAGCTCTGTTTATGGAGCTACTGGTTATAATGTTTATGGAATAACTGATGGTCAACTTAAGTTAGTTGGTACAACAACATCAACCTCTTATTCTTTTAATAACATTCCTGAAGGAGATTATAGTTATGTTGTATCAACATTAAGTACAGATGGAGAGTCAGGACCTTGTGCCCCTGTTACTTTTAATGTTACTTATCCAAATATGACAGCTCCAACTGCATTAACCAGTAAAATTCAAAATGGTAATGATATAGTTTTAACTTGGACAAGCTCTCAATATGCTAAAACTTATAACATTTATCAGATTGGTGCTGATAGCCAAAAGACATTAGTTTCTACATCAAGCACACCGACTTATACTATAACTAATGCACCTGCTGGAAGCTATACTTATGCAGTTTCAGCAGTAAATCCACTTTATGGTGAATCTTCAATATCAGCCTCAACTAATGTAAATATGGTTTTACCAACTATGACAGCCCCAGGTAATTTTGCTTATTCAATATTAAACGGAAATGATATATCTCTGAAGTGGAACGCTGTTAGTTACGCTACAGGCTATAAGGTTTATCAAATTATTGATGGACAAAAAACTTTAAAAAGTACCACTACTGGTACTAGTATTTCATATACTAATATGACTGCTGGTGACTATACGTATGAAGTTCACTCTTATAGCGACAGATTTGGTGAATCTCAAGATGGATCTCAACTGACATTTACTCTGATACTTCCAGTAATGCAGACACCAGGCAGCTTAACTTATAGTATTGCAAATGGTAATGATATTACCTTAAAATGGGCAGCTGTTCCATATGCAACTAATTATACAGTTTATCAAATAATTGATGGAGTAAAGGTTTTAAAAAGTACGTTAACAGGAACAACTGTTACCTACTCTAATATGCCTGGAAATGACTATATTTATGAAGTTCATTCTTATTCAACTCGTTTTGGAGAATCACAGGATGGAAGCCAAATAAGCTTTAATTTAACTTTGCCATCAATGGAAGCTCCAAGTTCCTTAACATATTCTATAGCAAATGGTAATGATATAACTTTAAAGTGGGCCTCAGTTCCATATGCAACCAATTATAGAGTGTACCAAATAGTTAATGGCCAAAAAGTTTTAAAAAGCACATTAACTGGAACTAGTATAACTTATACTAATATGAATGGTGGAGATTATACTTACGAAGTCCACTCCTATAGTGATAGATTCAGCGAGTCAACTGAAGGAAGCAGTCTTTCATTTACACTGACACTTCCGGTGATGACACCGCCAACAGACGTAGTTCAAACTATTAAAAGTGCTACGGATTTCACCTTGAATTGGACAGCATCTCCTTATGCTACGAGTTATAAGGTATATCAAATAGTTAATGGCCAGAAAGTATTAAAAAGTACAGTTACAAGTACTACTGTTTCTTATACAAATATGACTTCAGGTGATTATAGCTTTGAAATTCATTCTTATTCAACCCGTTTTGGAGAGTCTTCAGATGGAAGTACTATAATTGTTACACTGAATGGACAAACAATGCAGGCTCCAACTAACTTAACATATAGTATTACAAATGGAAATGATATAACTTTAAAATGGACCGCTTCACCATATGCAACAAGCTACAAAATATATCAAGTAATTGACGGACAAGCAGTTTTGCAAAAAACTGTAACTACTACTAGTGCTAGTTTTACCAACATGGCTGGTGGTAATTATGATTACCTCATAAATTCTGTATCTACAATTTTAGGTGAATCTCCGGTAGGAGCAGAAACTGCCTTTACTTTAGTTTTACCAACAATGGCCGCTCCAGGTAACTTAACTTATAAGATACAGAATGGAAATGACGTAGTATTGACGTGGTCGGCAGTAACATATGCTAATAACTACAAGGTTTATGAATTAATTGATGGTCAATTAGTGTTAAAGACTACAGTATCAGCTACAACAGCAACATTAACTAATGTACCAGAAGGTGATCATACTTATGTAGTTAATTCAGTAAGTACACGTTTTGGTGAATCACTAGAAGGAAGCAATGTATCATTTTCACTAACTTTCCCTACAATGCTTGCACCTGGAAACCTTACTTATAGCATTGCAAATGGAAATGATATAACTTTAAAATGGAATTCAGTAACCTACTCAACTGGGTATAACATCTATCAACTAATTAATGGTCAAAGGGTATTAAAACAAACAGTTACTGGTACAAGCGTTACATTTACTAATATGCCTGAAGGTGACTATAACTTTGAGATTCATTCTTATAGTACACGTTTTGGTGAATCTCAAGATAGTAGCCAAACTAACTTCACTTTAGTTTTCCCAGTAATGCAGGCTCCAAGTAACTTCACTTACACTATTGTAAATGGTAACGACATAACTTTAAAATGGGGAAGTACATTATATACAACAAACTATAGAATCTATCAGATTATAAATGGACAAAAAACTTTAAAACAAACAGTTACTGGTACTAGCATTACATTTACTAACATGCCTGAAGGTGACTATAATTTCGAGATTCACTCATACAGCACTCGTTTCGGTGAATCACAAGATGGTAGTCAAACTAGCTTCACTTTAGTCTTCCCAGTAATGCAAGCACCTGCTAACTTAACTAATACAATCGTTAACGGGAATGATATCACTTTAAAGTGGAATGCATCTTCTTATGCAACAGCTTATAGAGTATATCAAATTGTAAACGGACAAAGAGTATTAAAACAAACAGTTACCACTACTAGTGCTACATTTACGAATATGCCTGAAGGTGATTATAGCTATGAAGTTAATTCTTATAGCAGCCGTTTTGGAGAATCACCAGTAGCAAGTCCAATAAATCTTTCATTAATCTGGCCTGTAGTACAGCCTCCAAGTTTAGTTGGAACTATATCAAACATTAATAATATAACTTTTTCTTGGCAGTCAGTAAGCTGGGCAAATGAATATAGAATATATGAAACTACTGATGGCAATAAACAACTATTATACAAAGGAACTGCTTTAAGTTATAAAGTGTTCAATTTATCAGAAGGTACACATAGTTATCAAATCACGGCATATAGTACAAGATTTGGTGAATCACAACTTTCTACAGCATTAACAGAAACTATTGTTTATCCTGATATGCAGTCACCAGTTGCCACTTTAAAGGTTTTAGATCAATCAAGTGCTCTAATATCTTGGAACTTTGTCACTTATGCTAATGGATATAACATATATGAAATTATAGATGGTAATGCAGTATTAGTAGCAAAAAATATAAATAATTTATCTTATACACTAACTAATCTTCCATATGCAAACCATCTATACTATGTTACATCATACAGTAATTCATTTGGTGAATCATCTCCATCTAATACTGTTTTAGCGAAACTTATAGTTGATACTGAAGCACCTATTACTAATATTGATGCTTCAAGTAATTGGACAAATCAATCACAGGTATTGGTTAATTTATCTGCAACTGACAAAGATACTGGTGTTGCAGCAACTTATTATTCTATAGATGATGGAGCCTTTGTAACTGGAACATCATTTACAATAAGTAAAGAAGGTATTACTAAGATTTCCTTCTATTCTGTTGATAAGGTAGGTAATATTGAATCTGTTAAGACAGCTTATATAAAAATTGATAAAACTGCACCAGTTACTACTTCTAATATATCTGACATTTGGTCAAATAATGATGTAACTGTAAACTTAAATGCTACTGACTCACAAAGTGGAGTTGTTAAGACCTTCTACTCAATTGATGGTTCTGATTATATCGAAGGTTCTTCATTCACAATACAAACTGAAGGAATTCATACAGTTTCCTTCTACTCAGTAGATGCAGCTGGAAACATTGAATCAGCTAAAACTGCTTATGTAAAAATTGATAAAACTGCACCAGTTACTACTTCTAATATATCTGACATTTGGTCAAATAATGATGTAACTGTAAACTTAAATGCTACTGACTCACAAAGTGGGGTTGCTAGAACTTTCTACTCAATTGATGGTTCTGAATACATCGAAGGTACTTCATTTACAATACAAACCGAAGGAATTCATACAGTTTCCTTCTACTCAGTAGATGCAGCAGGAAACATTGAATCAGCTAAAACAGCTTATGTAAAGATTGACAAAACTGCATCAGTTACTACTTCTAATATATCTGATAATTGGTCAAATAATGATGTAACTGTAAACTTAAATGCTACTGACTCACAAAGTGGCGTTGTTAGAACTTTCTACTCAATTGATGGTTCTGGTTATGTTGAAGGTACTTCATTTACAATACAAACTGAAGGAATTCATACAGTTTCCTTCTACTCAGTAGATGCAGCAGGAAACATTGAATCAGCTAAAACAGCTTATGTAAAGATTGATAAAACTGCATCAGTTACTACTTCTAATATATCTGATAATTGGTCAAATAATGATGTAACTGTAAACTTAAATGCTACTGACTCACAAAGTGGCGTTGTTAGAACTTTCTACTCAATTGATGGTTCTGGTTATGTTGAAGGTACTTCATTTACAATACAAACTGAAGGAATTCACACTATTTCCTTCTACTCAGTAGATGCATCAGGAAACATTGAATCAACTAAAACTGCTTATGTAAAAATTGATAAAACTATGCCAACATTATCGATGTTACTAAATGGAGAATATAAGCTTGGTACATTACTTCAGCTAAATTATAATGTATCAGATAATCTTTCTGGTATAGCTAGTGAAAAAATGGTAGTTTTCGCACCAAATCAAACTACTGGGGAAATCATGAATAATGGTTCCACTCTTAACCTCGATAAACCTGGAGTTTATAAGGTTGTTATCACTGCAACCGATGCGGCTGGCAATAGCTACACAATAGAAAGACAATTTGTAGTTTACATTCCAGCAAACATTGAAGTAACATCTAAAGTCATTAAAGGAAATAATGGAGTATTTACTGTTCGTGTTGATCTTCCAACAGGATATTCCACTAACGGTTTAGACCTTAATACTGCAAAAGCTAACGGTGTAAGCGCACTTAATAGCAATAACGGATACTACAATCAAGCAAAAATCGGTCAATTTAAATTTGAACGCTCTGATTTTTCTTGGTCTTCTTCAGAAGTTGTTATTGAATTCCGTTGCTATATTAATGGTTATTTGGTAGTAGGTCAAACTACTGTTAAAGTTCAAGTATAA
- a CDS encoding DivIVA domain-containing protein, whose translation MGDKRVNQLRKFTKVIKGYDTNQVDGYIEKLVEEKDRLIEEISELKIKINEYKDEEDLIKSVLINAEQAALETKSSAERKAAEIVERAKLEAEEIIHSTLMESNKYKQDIYEIFNGHEYKLKRIIEGFYSKAKHNMEEVQNEISKEIENMIARYDEDYKKYNLPDANYKTGDITELEVIVESSIDNLGSIGKRCGLRTDGYYVE comes from the coding sequence ATGGGTGATAAAAGAGTAAATCAATTAAGGAAATTTACAAAGGTTATTAAAGGATATGACACAAATCAAGTTGATGGATATATTGAAAAATTGGTGGAGGAGAAGGATAGATTAATTGAGGAAATATCAGAATTAAAAATTAAGATAAATGAGTATAAAGATGAAGAGGATTTAATTAAATCTGTATTGATTAATGCTGAACAAGCTGCTTTAGAAACAAAGTCTTCTGCAGAAAGAAAAGCTGCTGAAATTGTAGAAAGGGCCAAGCTTGAAGCTGAAGAAATTATTCATAGTACATTAATGGAATCAAATAAATACAAGCAAGATATATATGAAATATTTAATGGACATGAATATAAATTAAAGAGAATTATTGAAGGTTTTTACTCAAAAGCAAAACATAACATGGAAGAAGTTCAAAATGAAATATCAAAAGAGATTGAGAATATGATAGCTAGATATGATGAGGATTATAAAAAATATAATTTGCCTGATGCTAATTATAAAACAGGTGATATTACCGAATTAGAAGTAATTGTGGAAAGTAGTATTGATAACTTGGGTAGTATTGGGAAAAGATGCGGACTTAGAACAGATGGATATTATGTGGAATGA
- the polC gene encoding DNA polymerase III subunit alpha produces MKRINEIFSDYETSGNINTAIVESVVLSKKSKRLEMKISSDKYIEVNEFERLNTFIKKRFSLNDSIISVKYADGTDKKPIEQEIRNIILLMADKHPMLKTIINNSEYNVDDNTIHFDFKIAASGFLKAMSYDKQLREAIRSLYGTTYNIKFVDKVNNEELVRHEEAREKEMLAAIKQIKTEQSNNVPKEAPVKKEEVKEESDGKKGDPFVILGRSSKIKDTVIKITDITPDEGRIALEGEISNIEAKELRSGKTLVSFDLYDGSSSMTCKSFLKPGEYDIVLSRLKKAKGVRLVGSASFSKFSGEVEMIANIIIETQGIKRAKRMDNAEVKRVELHMHTQMSQMDAMTSATDLIKRAMSWGMKSIAITDHGVVQAFPEAHKLLGRNNPDMKVLYGVEAYLAPDKKPSVTNPKGQSIDTTYCVLDLETTGFSPVTEKITEIGVMKYQDGKVIDQFSCFVNPEKPIPERVVEVTNITDDMVKDAETIEKVFPKLLEFIEGSVLVAHNAGFDVGFLKHNAKVLGYDFDFTYLDTLSLAQALFPEYKSYKLGRIAKNLGIKVEVAHRALDDVDTTVKVFEVMLEMLRERGATTIEDVDLYGSDEESKKEEYKKLRTHHAIIFAKDYVGLKNLYRLVSYSSLDYFYKKPRILKSMYKKYSEGLIIGSACSDGELYQAILLGKSDEEIEAIAEEYDYLEIQPIGNNDYLVRNGQVPDRDYLKDINRKIVALGEKLNKLVVATGDVHFMDPEDEIYRRILEAGQGFKDADEQAPLYLRTTEEMLKEFDYLGRVKAYEVVVTNTNKIADMCEPISPISPDKATPHIDGCEQTIKDITYGKAHELYGDPLPQLVQDRLERELDSIIKNGFSVMYIIAQKLVWKSNEDGYLVGSRGSVGSSVVAYMTGITEVNALPPHYRCPKCKYSDFEDHGFKNGFDLPDKACPVCGEPLAKDGIDIPFETFLGFNGDKEPDIDLNFSGEYQAKAHKYTEVIFGKGTTFKAGTIGTIAEKTAFGYVKKYFDEKNMTVSKAEIMRISKGCTGIKRTSGQHPGGIIVVPKGREIFEFCPVQHPADDPNSDIITTHFDYHSIDQNLLKLDILGHDDPTVIRMLQDITGVDPKTIPMDEKKTMSIFSSTEALGVTPQQINSKVGTFGIPEFGTKFVRGMLLDTMPKAFTDLICISGLSHGTDVWLGNAKDLIDQGVVTLSEAVCTRDDIMIYLIKKGLPPNTAFKIMETVRKGKALKDSKWPEYEALMRECQVPEWYIDSCRKIKYMFPKAHAAAYVMMAFRIAWFKVHIPKAYYAAFFTIRAKAFDAEFMIFGKEKVKSKMKEIEMQGIQAAPKDKDMYDDLELVLEMYERGLKFLPIDLYKSHSTNFLVEEEGIRPPINSISGMGNVAAEGIYNAIQEAIKDDTPINSIEDLKKRAKIGNSAIDSLRKFGCLNGLPEKDQLSFFDLI; encoded by the coding sequence ATGAAAAGAATAAATGAAATTTTTAGTGACTATGAAACAAGTGGTAATATAAATACTGCTATTGTAGAATCGGTAGTCTTAAGTAAAAAAAGTAAACGGCTGGAGATGAAAATCAGCTCAGATAAATATATTGAAGTAAATGAGTTTGAAAGACTTAATACATTTATAAAGAAAAGATTCTCTTTGAATGATTCTATAATTTCTGTTAAGTATGCTGATGGAACGGATAAAAAGCCAATAGAACAGGAAATTAGAAATATTATTCTTCTTATGGCAGATAAACATCCTATGCTAAAGACAATTATAAATAACAGCGAATACAATGTGGATGATAATACCATACACTTTGATTTTAAAATTGCAGCATCCGGTTTTTTAAAAGCGATGAGTTATGATAAGCAGCTTCGTGAAGCAATAAGGTCTCTTTACGGTACTACATATAATATAAAGTTTGTTGATAAGGTAAATAATGAAGAGTTAGTTCGTCATGAGGAAGCACGTGAAAAAGAGATGCTTGCTGCTATAAAGCAAATCAAAACTGAACAAAGCAATAATGTGCCTAAAGAAGCTCCAGTTAAAAAGGAGGAAGTAAAGGAAGAATCAGATGGCAAGAAAGGTGATCCATTTGTAATCTTAGGAAGAAGCTCTAAGATTAAGGATACTGTTATAAAGATTACTGATATTACACCTGATGAGGGAAGAATAGCTTTAGAAGGTGAAATATCTAATATAGAAGCAAAGGAACTGAGAAGCGGGAAGACATTAGTGTCTTTTGATTTATATGATGGCTCCAGTTCTATGACTTGTAAGTCCTTTTTAAAGCCAGGGGAATATGACATTGTACTATCAAGACTTAAAAAAGCAAAGGGTGTCAGACTGGTTGGAAGTGCAAGCTTTAGTAAGTTCTCTGGCGAAGTTGAGATGATTGCTAATATTATAATAGAAACCCAAGGCATTAAAAGGGCGAAGAGGATGGATAATGCAGAGGTCAAGAGAGTAGAACTTCATATGCATACACAGATGAGCCAAATGGATGCTATGACCAGTGCCACTGATTTAATAAAGAGAGCTATGAGCTGGGGTATGAAGTCAATTGCCATAACTGATCATGGAGTGGTGCAGGCTTTTCCAGAAGCTCATAAGCTTTTAGGAAGAAACAATCCTGATATGAAAGTTTTATATGGGGTAGAGGCATATCTTGCTCCAGATAAAAAGCCATCTGTTACAAATCCAAAGGGACAGAGTATTGATACCACCTATTGTGTGTTAGATTTAGAAACTACAGGTTTTTCACCAGTAACTGAAAAAATCACTGAAATAGGGGTAATGAAATATCAAGATGGTAAGGTAATAGACCAGTTCAGCTGCTTTGTAAACCCTGAAAAACCGATTCCTGAAAGGGTTGTTGAGGTTACCAACATAACTGATGATATGGTAAAAGATGCAGAAACCATAGAGAAGGTTTTTCCTAAGTTGTTGGAGTTTATTGAAGGAAGTGTTTTGGTTGCTCATAATGCTGGATTTGATGTTGGCTTCCTAAAGCATAATGCAAAGGTATTGGGGTATGACTTTGATTTTACATATTTAGATACCTTATCTCTTGCTCAAGCGCTTTTCCCTGAGTATAAGAGTTATAAACTAGGGAGGATTGCCAAGAATCTTGGTATAAAGGTAGAAGTTGCCCACAGAGCATTGGATGATGTAGATACTACTGTTAAGGTCTTTGAAGTAATGCTTGAAATGTTAAGAGAAAGAGGCGCAACCACTATTGAGGATGTAGACTTATATGGCTCTGATGAAGAATCTAAAAAAGAAGAGTATAAAAAGCTCAGAACACATCATGCAATAATATTTGCAAAAGATTATGTAGGTCTGAAGAATTTATATAGACTTGTATCCTACTCTAGTTTAGATTATTTTTATAAAAAGCCTCGTATATTAAAAAGTATGTACAAAAAATATTCAGAGGGCTTAATTATTGGAAGTGCCTGCAGTGATGGAGAATTGTATCAAGCAATACTTCTTGGAAAATCTGATGAGGAAATTGAAGCAATTGCAGAAGAATATGACTATTTAGAAATTCAGCCTATAGGAAACAATGACTATTTAGTGAGAAATGGTCAGGTACCTGATAGAGATTATCTAAAGGATATAAATAGAAAAATTGTAGCTCTTGGAGAAAAGCTCAATAAGCTTGTAGTAGCTACAGGGGACGTTCATTTTATGGATCCTGAAGATGAGATATATAGACGTATTCTTGAAGCAGGTCAAGGGTTTAAGGATGCAGATGAGCAAGCACCCCTATACTTGAGAACAACTGAAGAGATGCTTAAGGAATTCGACTATTTAGGAAGAGTAAAGGCTTATGAAGTCGTAGTTACAAATACTAATAAAATAGCAGATATGTGTGAACCAATAAGCCCTATATCTCCAGATAAAGCAACACCACATATAGATGGTTGCGAGCAGACTATAAAAGATATTACTTATGGGAAGGCTCACGAACTATATGGGGATCCACTTCCACAATTAGTTCAGGACAGACTGGAGAGAGAGTTAGACTCAATCATAAAAAATGGTTTCTCTGTAATGTATATAATAGCTCAAAAGCTAGTTTGGAAATCCAATGAAGATGGGTATTTGGTTGGTTCCAGAGGCTCTGTTGGTTCTTCTGTTGTTGCATACATGACTGGTATAACAGAAGTAAATGCACTACCGCCTCACTATAGGTGCCCAAAGTGCAAGTATTCAGATTTTGAGGATCATGGATTTAAGAATGGTTTTGACTTACCAGATAAAGCTTGTCCTGTTTGTGGAGAACCGCTCGCTAAGGATGGAATTGATATTCCCTTTGAAACTTTCCTTGGATTTAATGGAGATAAAGAGCCAGATATAGACTTAAACTTTTCAGGTGAATATCAGGCAAAAGCTCATAAATATACTGAGGTTATATTCGGAAAAGGAACAACATTTAAAGCTGGAACTATTGGTACTATCGCTGAAAAGACAGCTTTTGGATACGTAAAAAAGTATTTTGATGAAAAGAACATGACAGTAAGTAAGGCTGAAATTATGAGAATATCAAAAGGTTGTACTGGAATAAAAAGGACTTCAGGACAGCATCCAGGAGGAATTATTGTTGTGCCTAAGGGAAGAGAGATTTTTGAGTTCTGCCCAGTTCAACATCCTGCGGATGACCCGAATTCAGATATAATAACAACACACTTTGATTATCACTCTATTGATCAGAATCTATTGAAACTAGATATACTTGGTCACGATGATCCTACAGTTATAAGAATGCTTCAAGATATAACTGGAGTAGATCCAAAGACTATACCTATGGATGAGAAGAAGACCATGTCCATATTCTCATCTACTGAAGCTTTGGGAGTAACACCACAGCAGATAAATTCTAAGGTTGGGACTTTTGGTATTCCTGAATTTGGTACCAAGTTCGTAAGAGGAATGCTTTTAGATACTATGCCAAAGGCTTTTACAGATTTGATATGTATATCAGGACTATCCCATGGTACTGACGTATGGCTTGGAAATGCTAAAGACTTAATTGACCAAGGGGTAGTAACCTTAAGTGAAGCAGTATGTACTAGAGATGATATCATGATTTATCTTATTAAAAAAGGACTTCCTCCAAACACTGCTTTTAAGATAATGGAAACGGTGCGTAAGGGTAAGGCTCTAAAGGATTCAAAGTGGCCAGAATATGAAGCACTCATGAGGGAATGTCAAGTTCCTGAGTGGTATATAGATTCTTGTAGAAAGATAAAATACATGTTCCCTAAGGCCCACGCAGCAGCTTATGTAATGATGGCTTTCAGAATAGCTTGGTTTAAGGTTCATATACCTAAGGCTTACTATGCAGCATTTTTTACTATCAGAGCAAAGGCTTTTGATGCAGAATTCATGATTTTTGGCAAAGAAAAAGTTAAATCCAAGATGAAGGAAATTGAAATGCAAGGAATTCAGGCTGCTCCGAAAGATAAGGATATGTATGATGATTTAGAATTAGTTTTGGAAATGTATGAGAGAGGCCTTAAGTTCCTTCCAATTGATTTATATAAATCCCACTCTACAAACTTTCTTGTAGAAGAGGAAGGCATAAGACCTCCAATAAATAGTATTTCTGGTATGGGAAATGTGGCAGCAGAAGGAATATACAATGCAATACAAGAGGCTATAAAGGATGATACACCTATAAATTCTATAGAAGATCTGAAAAAACGTGCTAAAATAGGTAATTCAGCTATAGATTCACTTAGAAAGTTTGGATGTTTAAACGGTCTTCCTGAAAAAGATCAGTTGAGCTTTTTCGATTTAATTTAA
- the ahpC gene encoding alkyl hydroperoxide reductase subunit C, translating to MSLIGTEVKPFKASAYQNGKFLDLTEADFKGKWSVVCFYPADFTFVCPTELEDLQDNYETLKSLGVEVYSVSTDTHYTHKAWHDTSETIKKITYTMIGDPSHIISRNFDVLIEADGLADRGTFIIDPDGVIQAVEINAGGIGRDASILVNKIKAAQYVRNNPGEVCPAKWKEGSETLKPSLDLVGKI from the coding sequence ATGTCACTAATAGGAACAGAAGTAAAACCATTCAAAGCATCAGCTTATCAAAACGGTAAATTTTTAGACCTTACTGAAGCAGATTTTAAAGGAAAGTGGAGTGTAGTTTGTTTCTACCCTGCGGACTTTACATTCGTATGTCCAACTGAACTAGAAGATTTGCAAGACAACTATGAAACTTTAAAGTCTCTAGGAGTTGAAGTATATTCAGTTTCAACTGATACTCATTATACCCACAAAGCATGGCACGATACTTCAGAGACTATTAAGAAAATTACTTATACTATGATAGGAGATCCTTCTCATATTATATCACGTAATTTTGATGTATTAATCGAAGCAGATGGTTTAGCTGATCGTGGTACTTTTATAATAGATCCAGATGGTGTTATTCAAGCTGTTGAGATAAACGCTGGTGGTATAGGTCGTGATGCAAGCATTCTTGTTAATAAGATAAAAGCTGCTCAATACGTTAGAAATAATCCTGGTGAAGTTTGTCCTGCTAAATGGAAAGAAGGTTCTGAAACACTTAAGCCAAGTCTTGATCTTGTAGGAAAGATCTAA